The following DNA comes from Thalassoglobus sp. JC818.
AGCTTTCTTGAGTTCTGACGACACCCGCTGACAGGTTGTCCCGGTCGTCAATACATCATCAACAAGCAGAATGTGCGCCCCATCCAATATTGCCTGTTTGGGCACGGTGAAGGCAGCCCGAAGGTTTTGTCGTCGCTGGGTGACAGTTTCCATCGTCCGCTGCTTGGGAGTTCGCCGATGCTTGCGAAGTATATGATGCTCCACCGGCACCATCAAGAAGCCCCCCAACCGTTCGGCAATCAACTCGACAGGTGGACGCGGAGACACAATCCGATCGATCCAGTGATGCGGGACCGGAACGATTAAATCGACGCCCAGCGAGCTTAAACGCTCTTTTTCCTGACTCCAGAGCAGATCAGTCAACGCTGACGTGAGAGCAGAATCGGAACCGGTCTTCGTTCTGAGAATTGCCCCTCGCAGCGGTTCCTCATACGGCCCGAGACTCTGCACCGACTGAAATGCGAACGAGGACTTGCTGCAATCTGCACAGCCGTTGACGGTATTCAGGTACGGTCCGACGGTGCCTGAGCAAATCTGGCATCGTGGGAACTTCGCACCGCTGACCTCCCGGTGGCAAACGTCACACACTTCAAACTTCTCCGATTCGTGAAGTGCACTCCCGCAAATCAGACAGATCCGCGGGTAGGCGAAATCGAGAAGAGCCCGCGTCAGTTCTCTCATCCATCCCGTTTGGAACATTCTCACATCTTCTCTGTGAGGCAATGCGATCGATGATGAATCGCTTCCTCAACGAAACTTGAGCAAACTCTGAAAAACGATTTTGAATTGTAGAACTGACAATTCCATCGCAACAGGGACTGCCGAATCGCACGAGACTTCGATGCGCCAACAACTTACGAGATTTGCGAATTGGACAAAGCGAAAAAGGAACGCGCTTTCATCGCGGACTCGCCTGCTGAGAACTTGAGGCGATCTTGACGACTTGTCTGTTTTTCTGGAAATTTCCGACCCTCATTCACATTTCTGAGTGAGCCCTTTCTCACCCCAAGCTTCCTCTCCCTCACCACTCTTCGACAAGGATGTCCCTGTGAACAGTTCCGTTCTTCTCGTCCTGGCGACCAGCTTGACGACAGCGGTCCCATCCTTCGCTGCGAACCCGTTCGATCAAGCATTAAATGCTCCTGCGGACTACATCGTTCGCGGCCAGGATGTCACGACATCAGGGCCCATGTATGCCACTGGACCATTAACCGTTCCGCCTCCAGGAACTACGACGTTCTATCCGCCAGAAACATTTGGCGACCCGAATGCCGCGATTCAAGGCGGGATTGCGCAGCCGTATTCCAGTCCCGGAGCACCAAGCTACCCGACGCCGATCACTCAAGATCCGTGGGCAGGCGGGATGATTGCCCCGATCGCTCCGTCAAATGGATACGGTGTGTTCGGTCCTCAGCCACAGCAGTTTGGCTGGAACTCGCGCATTGACGGAACATGGTTGCCCAGCAGCGGAACCAGTAGCCCGAACGTGGGCGACGTCGAAATCTGGGCGATCGACGTTGAAGAAGAATATTTGACACCGGGGATGCCCGGCGATGTCTGGACGTTCGGACCTCAGTTCAACTGGCGAAGCATTCAGGGTCCAACCGCCGATGACCCAACACGAGACCTTCCGGGATCGTTCTTCCGTTTCGGACTCGATCTGGCTCTGCAGCGGACCGGTCCCCGCGGATGTACTTTCGAGTTCGGATTCACGCCTGCCATCGCTACTGATCTGGACACATCTCTCAATTCAGACAGCTTTCAGTTCGATGGCCGAGTCGTCGCTTACGTGCCCGTCAGCCCTCAATGGCAATGGGTGATCGGAGCTGCCTATTGGGATCGAGTCGATGACATCGTCATTCCTTACGCGGGTGCAGTTTGGACTCCCAACGATCTCTGGGAATTCCGATTGTTGTTCCCGACCACGCGAGCCAGCGTGTTTCTCGGAACTCCGAACGGGGTTCCAACTTGGATGTACGTCGAAGGGGAATACCACGTCGAGTCGTATCAAACCGAGCTGACGATCGCTGGCAATACCTCGGATGCAAAAGTCCAATTCAGCGACTACCGTCTGGTCGGTGGATTCCGCTGGGAAGCAGGTTGGGTGACGACATTCGCTGAAGGTGGTTATGCCTTCAATCGTGAAGTCAAATACACCTCTCCCGGACGAGACTTCGACATCGACGGACAATTTATCGGCCGCGTCGGTTTCCGGTTCTAGAGCAAGTTGTCTTTCCAGTGCACTCGCTTGCGCGGTCTCACTCATTCGAATGCTGATTTTGCTCGTGCGAGTCAGTTAGAGAAGCTTACTCGCTGGTCTCAAGAGTGTCGTCGATAATGTAATCGCCATTCAGTTGGCGATTCACTTTTTTGCGAAGAGTCACAGCGTTGCCGGTGGGATTGAATTCAATCGAATCGGTGAACGCTCGCATCAGCAAAACGCCTCGCCCGCTTGGACGTTCGAGATACCCGGGAGAAGTCGGGTCCGGCAAAGCTTCAGGATCAAATCCTGATCCCTGATCGACAATGGTGATCGAGACTTCTTCCTTGCTCATGTTCAGTTCGACATGAATCTGCCGCGACCGAAACGGTTCCACCTTGCGACGCGTGTTCGCCAGATCGTGATAGGCGTTGGGATCCTCTTCTCGCAGATCAGAACTGACTTCCAAATTTCCATGGAAGTAAGCGTTCGTCAAGGCTTCATCGACCGCTGAGGCAAACCGAAGACTTTCGTTTTCGTCGAAGATCCATCTTTCCTGGACAGTCTCTCGAATCTCTGCCACGAGTGCGGAAATCAGATCGAGATCGTTGTCGAGTACGTAGCTGACTGATGACAGATAGTTCAGAAGCCGGCGACGTTTTCGCCGCTTGTTTGAGGAAGCAAGAATTCTCTCGACAGTGTCGATCAGCTCGCTTCCGAGTTCTGTCTTGGGAACATAGCTGGCCGCTCCTTTTTCGAGGGCAGTCACGGCGATCGTTTCACTTCCGCCGGCAGTCATGAGCACCACAGGCACGAGCGGATATTCGTTGCGGATGGCTTCGACCAGTTCCAGCCCGTTCATCTCCGGCATCTTCAGGTCGGTGACGATTAAGTCTGGAATTTCAAGTTCGACCTGTTCCAAACCCTCACGACCGTTGCGCGCAGTTGTGACTTCCCAGTCCGGAATCTTTTCCAGCAATCGGCTTGCCAATCGCAAGTCGACCAGACTGTCATCAACAACCAAAATCCTCGCCATTGTGATGTCCGTTTCGTGTCCGATGTCAGACTCATCTCTCTATTGTCAACGACCGGCCGACGACTGACAACCCTTCGATTGAAAGTTCGGCTCCGGA
Coding sequences within:
- a CDS encoding phosphoribosyltransferase family protein, whose amino-acid sequence is MFQTGWMRELTRALLDFAYPRICLICGSALHESEKFEVCDVCHREVSGAKFPRCQICSGTVGPYLNTVNGCADCSKSSFAFQSVQSLGPYEEPLRGAILRTKTGSDSALTSALTDLLWSQEKERLSSLGVDLIVPVPHHWIDRIVSPRPPVELIAERLGGFLMVPVEHHILRKHRRTPKQRTMETVTQRRQNLRAAFTVPKQAILDGAHILLVDDVLTTGTTCQRVSSELKKAGASRVDVVVIARHVSQQSQKSDRVTLESSEEAITG
- a CDS encoding response regulator; protein product: MARILVVDDSLVDLRLASRLLEKIPDWEVTTARNGREGLEQVELEIPDLIVTDLKMPEMNGLELVEAIRNEYPLVPVVLMTAGGSETIAVTALEKGAASYVPKTELGSELIDTVERILASSNKRRKRRRLLNYLSSVSYVLDNDLDLISALVAEIRETVQERWIFDENESLRFASAVDEALTNAYFHGNLEVSSDLREEDPNAYHDLANTRRKVEPFRSRQIHVELNMSKEEVSITIVDQGSGFDPEALPDPTSPGYLERPSGRGVLLMRAFTDSIEFNPTGNAVTLRKKVNRQLNGDYIIDDTLETSE